In Methanothermococcus thermolithotrophicus DSM 2095, one DNA window encodes the following:
- a CDS encoding M20 family metallo-hydrolase: MIRTELIDESIKISSDLIKINSVNPTFGGNGEKEKAEYVLGKLNEYIKKYNIKNCVIKEYNTVDKNNIERPNIVAKFDFGREKTLHIISHLDTVPEGDLSLWESNPYEPVVKDGMIYGRGSEDNHKAIVSSFLLLKMIFEGNAPEKHEFPKYNLNLIFVSDEEDGSEYGLKYLVDNYENEIFKKDDLIIVPDFGTPDGNYIEIAEKNILWIKFKIKGKQCHGSTPNDGINANIIMFNFGNELYRQLYQRYDKKDEIFSPACSTFEPTVVVNNVENVNTIPGYVEVCFDCRILPDYDVDEVLKFVEKYIDNFKRNIKNYFVVYDTKEEDEIEITYEILKKEKSQRTKENSTLVLELKDAIRNALNKEPQLCGMGGGTVAAFLREKGYDTVVWGIGEETAHQPNEHIKIKDLIKMAEVYLEILK, encoded by the coding sequence ATGATCAGGACTGAGCTCATAGATGAATCTATAAAAATATCATCTGATTTAATTAAAATAAATTCAGTGAATCCTACATTTGGTGGAAATGGGGAAAAAGAAAAAGCAGAGTATGTATTGGGAAAATTAAACGAATACATAAAAAAATACAATATAAAAAACTGCGTTATAAAGGAGTACAACACGGTTGATAAAAACAATATAGAGAGGCCAAATATTGTTGCAAAGTTTGATTTTGGTAGGGAAAAGACCTTGCATATAATATCTCATCTCGATACAGTTCCAGAAGGAGATTTAAGTTTATGGGAATCAAATCCTTACGAGCCAGTTGTAAAGGATGGAATGATATATGGGAGGGGGAGTGAAGACAACCATAAAGCCATTGTTTCGTCGTTCTTATTGTTAAAGATGATTTTTGAAGGTAATGCCCCTGAAAAACATGAGTTTCCAAAATACAATTTAAATTTAATATTTGTATCTGATGAAGAGGATGGGAGCGAATACGGATTAAAATATTTAGTAGATAATTATGAAAATGAAATATTTAAGAAGGATGATTTAATAATCGTTCCAGATTTTGGCACCCCTGATGGAAACTATATAGAAATAGCTGAAAAAAACATACTCTGGATTAAGTTTAAAATAAAAGGTAAACAGTGCCACGGTAGTACTCCAAACGACGGTATTAATGCAAATATAATTATGTTCAACTTTGGAAATGAATTGTATAGGCAATTATACCAAAGATACGACAAAAAGGACGAAATCTTTTCTCCAGCATGTTCTACTTTTGAGCCTACGGTAGTTGTAAATAACGTTGAAAATGTAAATACAATCCCAGGATATGTTGAAGTTTGTTTTGATTGTAGAATTTTACCTGATTACGATGTAGATGAGGTTTTAAAGTTTGTTGAAAAATATATCGATAACTTTAAGAGAAATATTAAAAACTATTTTGTTGTCTATGATACCAAAGAGGAAGATGAAATCGAAATTACTTACGAGATACTAAAAAAAGAAAAATCCCAAAGAACAAAAGAAAACTCCACATTGGTTTTAGAATTGAAAGATGCCATAAGAAATGCCCTAAATAAAGAGCCGCAACTCTGTGGAATGGGTGGAGGCACAGTTGCAGCATTCTTGAGAGAGAAAGGATACGATACAGTAGTTTGGGGCATTGGAGAGGAAACTGCCCACCAGCCAAATGAGCATATAAAAATTAAAGATTTAATAAAAATGGCAGAAGTCTATTTGGAGATTTTAAAGTAA